From Polynucleobacter sp. MWH-Braz-FAM2G, a single genomic window includes:
- the rpmA gene encoding 50S ribosomal protein L27, with amino-acid sequence MAQKKGGGSTRNGRDSESKRLGVKVFGGEHINAGGIIIRQRGTRVHPGANVGIGKDHTLFALVDGQVEFGVKGALKKAQVSVLPRS; translated from the coding sequence ATGGCACAGAAAAAAGGCGGCGGCTCAACACGAAATGGTCGCGACTCAGAATCGAAACGTTTAGGCGTTAAGGTATTTGGCGGCGAGCATATTAATGCTGGCGGCATCATTATTCGTCAACGCGGTACCCGTGTTCACCCAGGTGCAAACGTTGGTATTGGTAAAGATCACACTTTGTTCGCCTTGGTTGACGGTCAAGTGGAATTCGGCGTTAAGGGCGCCTTGAAAAAGGCCCAAGTTTCAGTTCTGCCTCGTTCATAA
- the cgtA gene encoding Obg family GTPase CgtA — MKFIDEARIEVIAGQGGAGSASMRREKFIEFGGPDGGDGGKGGSVWAIADRNINTLIDYRYAKTHTAKNGEPGRGADCYGRAGDDIELRMPVGTIISDYETGEPIADLTTHGERLCLAQGGVGGWGNIHFKSSTNRAPRQKTNGKPGERRKLKLELKVLADVGLLGMPNAGKSTLITAVSNARPKIADYPFTTLHPNLGVVRIGNERSFVIADIPGLIEGAAEGAGLGHRFLRHLQRTGVLLHLVDIAPFDENVDPVADANAIVNELRKYDEALVEKPRWLVLNKVDMIPEEDRKKVIADFVKKFKWKGPVFEISALTGMGCDKLCYSLQDYLDSVRRDRDNADERAQDPRYQVQSEDKKPD, encoded by the coding sequence ATGAAATTTATAGACGAAGCACGTATTGAAGTGATTGCCGGGCAAGGTGGTGCCGGAAGCGCCTCTATGCGCCGTGAAAAGTTTATTGAATTCGGTGGTCCAGATGGTGGTGATGGCGGTAAAGGCGGAAGTGTTTGGGCTATTGCTGATCGCAATATCAACACCTTGATTGATTACCGTTACGCAAAAACGCACACCGCAAAAAATGGTGAGCCTGGCCGCGGGGCAGATTGTTATGGTCGTGCAGGCGATGATATTGAATTGCGTATGCCAGTGGGCACCATCATTTCCGATTATGAAACCGGCGAGCCTATTGCTGATTTAACTACGCACGGCGAGCGCCTTTGCTTGGCGCAGGGTGGCGTTGGTGGTTGGGGCAATATTCACTTTAAGAGCAGCACCAATAGAGCGCCACGCCAGAAGACAAATGGCAAACCAGGCGAACGTCGCAAATTGAAATTGGAATTAAAGGTGTTGGCTGATGTGGGTTTATTGGGGATGCCAAATGCAGGCAAATCCACCTTAATCACTGCTGTTTCAAATGCACGACCAAAGATTGCTGATTATCCATTTACAACTTTGCACCCTAATTTGGGTGTCGTGCGCATTGGTAATGAACGTAGTTTTGTTATCGCCGATATTCCCGGTTTGATTGAAGGTGCTGCTGAAGGCGCAGGTCTGGGACATCGTTTCTTGCGTCACTTGCAACGTACTGGAGTTTTGCTTCACTTGGTAGATATAGCTCCATTTGATGAGAATGTTGATCCAGTGGCCGATGCAAACGCAATCGTCAATGAGTTACGTAAGTACGATGAAGCTTTGGTGGAGAAGCCTCGCTGGTTAGTGCTCAATAAAGTCGACATGATCCCTGAAGAGGATCGCAAAAAAGTTATAGCTGACTTTGTGAAAAAGTTTAAGTGGAAAGGTCCTGTATTTGAGATTTCCGCTTTAACTGGTATGGGCTGCGATAAGCTTTGCTACTCCCTGCAAGATTATTTAGATTCTGTACGACGTGATCGAGATAATGCTGATGAACGTGCTCAAGATCCTCGTTATCAAGTTCAGTCAGAAGATAAAAAACCGGATTAA
- a CDS encoding CNP1-like family protein, producing MNPAIKKLKQYGTSISIGLGLIACSGDPMQSGLDPFAPMVFKEGETTLPLSAPNKSTLLPFYVSQGTIFKFAIDTSSILIAADGVTRYTVVITNPSGGEQVQYEGIRCDSYQWRLYGTLENNKWIKNPLSSWNDIKPKVTNRYQAALASGAFCNFNTQEKSIATVLNSLNPNSFTGGTKPSNSMGQIIGY from the coding sequence ATGAACCCTGCCATTAAAAAACTCAAACAATATGGAACCAGCATTTCTATTGGGCTCGGCTTAATAGCCTGCTCAGGAGATCCTATGCAAAGTGGTCTAGATCCCTTTGCACCCATGGTTTTTAAAGAAGGTGAAACTACATTGCCGTTAAGTGCCCCCAATAAGTCTACATTACTGCCGTTCTATGTTTCTCAGGGAACTATTTTCAAGTTTGCAATTGATACAAGCTCCATCCTAATTGCTGCCGATGGCGTCACTAGATATACAGTAGTAATAACCAATCCAAGCGGTGGGGAACAGGTGCAATATGAGGGAATTCGCTGTGATTCATATCAATGGCGACTGTATGGGACTCTTGAAAATAATAAGTGGATTAAAAACCCATTAAGCAGCTGGAATGACATTAAACCCAAAGTAACTAATCGTTATCAAGCAGCGTTAGCTTCTGGAGCCTTTTGCAACTTCAATACTCAAGAGAAAAGTATTGCAACGGTTTTAAATTCACTCAATCCAAATAGCTTTACCGGTGGAACTAAACCCAGTAATTCAATGGGACAAATAATTGGCTATTAA
- a CDS encoding RNA pyrophosphohydrolase, with protein MLDREGYRPNVGIVLLNSRNEVFWGKRVGQHSWQFPQGGIQHGESPEQAMYRELQEEVGLLPEHVQIIGRTRDWLRYDVPEEYLRRQHSSRIHRAAYRGQKQIWFLLRLVGLDSDIQLRASEHPEFDAWRWVPFWIQLDAVIDFKREVYQLALSELARYLSRGMRMQQLAWGTPLDLFQSFYASSEENSNSSKESGKQK; from the coding sequence ATGCTTGACCGTGAAGGGTATCGCCCGAATGTCGGCATTGTCCTCCTCAACAGCCGTAACGAGGTTTTCTGGGGAAAACGCGTTGGGCAGCATTCGTGGCAGTTCCCGCAGGGCGGGATTCAGCATGGTGAAAGCCCTGAACAGGCTATGTACCGCGAACTGCAAGAGGAGGTTGGCTTACTACCGGAGCATGTCCAAATTATTGGACGGACTAGGGACTGGCTTCGCTATGACGTCCCCGAGGAATACTTGCGTCGCCAACATTCAAGCCGTATTCATCGCGCTGCCTATCGTGGCCAAAAACAAATTTGGTTTCTATTGCGCCTAGTAGGTTTAGATAGCGATATTCAGTTACGAGCATCAGAACACCCTGAATTTGATGCTTGGCGCTGGGTGCCCTTTTGGATACAACTAGATGCAGTGATCGACTTTAAGAGGGAAGTCTATCAATTAGCACTATCTGAACTTGCCCGTTATCTTTCCCGAGGCATGCGTATGCAACAGCTAGCCTGGGGCACTCCGCTTGACCTATTCCAGTCTTTTTATGCCAGCAGCGAAGAAAATTCCAACTCTTCAAAAGAATCAGGCAAACAAAAATGA
- a CDS encoding proline--tRNA ligase, which translates to MKASQSFLATLKEAPSDAEVVSHKLMVRAGLIRKLSAGIYNYLPLGLKVIRKVENIIREEMNRAGAIELLMPMIQPAELWQETGRWEKMGPELLRIKDRHDRDFLIQPTSEEVITDLARNEIRSYKQLPVNFYQIQTKFRDERRPRFGIMRGREFSMKDAYSFDRDVEGLKKSYQIMFDAYTRIFKRMGLQFRAVTADNGAIGGSGSQEFHVIADTGEDAIVYCPNSDYAANLEAAESLSLIAERAAGTVAMAKVPTPEKTNCADVAKLLNIPLEKTVKSLLFAADQENRPAKLFMLLVRGDHELNEVKASKVPGMAESRFATEAEIKQACNAPAGYLGPVGVRADVTVVADRTVANMSDFVCGANDAGYHLTGVNWGRDLPEALVLDIRNAVIGDPSPDGKGIVDICRGIEVGHVFQLGTRYSEAMGCTYLDQQGKAQPMVMGCYGIGVTRLLGAAIEQGHDEKGIIWPISMAPFEVVICPMGYEKSEAVKVACDQLHDELLAAGIDVILDDRNERPGAMFADWELIGAPFRVVIGDRGLADSQVEFKSRTDAESQNIPLGDIKAKVISAVNTAKNLVS; encoded by the coding sequence ATGAAAGCATCACAATCATTTCTCGCCACGCTAAAAGAAGCCCCCTCTGACGCTGAGGTGGTTTCGCATAAGCTAATGGTGCGCGCAGGTTTAATTCGCAAGCTGAGTGCAGGCATTTATAACTATTTGCCACTCGGTTTAAAAGTTATTCGTAAGGTAGAAAATATCATTCGCGAAGAAATGAATCGAGCAGGTGCAATCGAATTATTGATGCCAATGATTCAGCCTGCTGAACTTTGGCAAGAGACAGGTCGCTGGGAAAAGATGGGGCCAGAGTTACTCCGTATCAAAGATCGTCATGATCGTGATTTCTTAATTCAGCCTACCTCTGAGGAGGTAATTACTGATTTAGCTCGCAATGAAATTAGGAGCTATAAGCAACTGCCAGTCAATTTTTATCAGATTCAAACCAAGTTTCGTGATGAGCGTCGTCCTCGTTTCGGCATCATGCGTGGTCGTGAGTTCAGCATGAAAGATGCTTACTCTTTTGATCGGGATGTGGAAGGTCTAAAGAAGTCTTACCAAATCATGTTTGATGCATATACCCGCATCTTCAAGCGCATGGGTTTACAGTTCCGTGCGGTAACAGCAGATAACGGCGCTATTGGAGGATCTGGTAGTCAAGAGTTCCACGTGATTGCCGATACGGGTGAAGATGCGATTGTGTATTGTCCAAATTCTGATTACGCAGCCAACTTGGAGGCTGCTGAGTCATTGTCTTTGATTGCGGAACGCGCTGCTGGTACTGTTGCAATGGCAAAAGTTCCAACTCCAGAAAAGACAAACTGTGCAGACGTTGCAAAGTTGCTGAATATTCCTCTAGAGAAAACAGTGAAGTCTTTATTGTTTGCTGCAGACCAAGAAAACAGACCAGCAAAACTCTTCATGTTGTTAGTGCGTGGCGATCATGAGCTTAATGAGGTAAAGGCTAGCAAGGTGCCTGGAATGGCTGAATCACGTTTTGCTACGGAAGCAGAAATCAAGCAAGCCTGCAATGCTCCAGCGGGTTACTTGGGACCGGTTGGTGTAAGGGCAGATGTAACCGTTGTGGCAGATCGGACCGTTGCCAATATGTCTGATTTTGTTTGTGGTGCAAATGATGCGGGTTATCACTTGACCGGTGTGAACTGGGGTCGTGATTTACCTGAAGCATTGGTTCTTGATATTCGTAATGCGGTGATCGGGGACCCTTCGCCTGATGGTAAAGGGATTGTTGATATTTGTCGTGGTATTGAAGTCGGTCACGTCTTCCAGTTGGGCACGCGTTATTCAGAGGCAATGGGTTGCACATACTTAGACCAGCAAGGTAAAGCTCAGCCCATGGTGATGGGTTGCTATGGCATTGGTGTTACTCGCTTACTGGGTGCTGCGATTGAGCAAGGTCATGATGAGAAGGGCATTATTTGGCCAATTTCAATGGCGCCATTTGAGGTGGTGATTTGTCCTATGGGATACGAAAAATCAGAGGCCGTTAAAGTTGCATGCGATCAATTGCATGATGAGCTATTAGCAGCTGGCATCGATGTGATTTTGGATGATCGTAATGAACGTCCTGGAGCGATGTTTGCTGACTGGGAATTAATTGGGGCACCGTTCCGCGTAGTGATTGGCGATCGTGGCTTAGCGGATTCTCAAGTAGAGTTTAAGAGTCGAACTGATGCTGAATCTCAAAACATTCCATTGGGCGATATCAAGGCAAAAGTCATTTCTGCAGTCAACACTGCAAAAAACTTGGTTAGTTAA
- the ffh gene encoding signal recognition particle protein, whose translation MLENLTDRLSRVVKTMRGQARLTEANTAEMLREIRLALLEADVALPVVKSLLEQIKFKALGEEVVGSLSPGQALVGVVQRELAQVMTGDPNQSGDLNLATQPPAVILMAGLQGAGKTTSVGKLAKWLQEKKKKKVLTVSCDVYRPAAIEQLETVSKQVGAEFFPSNINQKPIDIALAALDWARRHYFDVVLVDTAGRLGIDEALMQEIKTLHTSLNPIETLFVVDAMLGQDAVNTAKAFHEALPLTGVILTKLDGDSRGGAALSVRQVTGVPLKFIGVAEKMDGLEAFDAERMANRILGMGDILALVEQAQQHVDVAKAEKLANKISKGGFDLEDFRDQLMQMQKMGGMASLMDKLPSQVAQAASKANLSNADKQTTRMRGIIDSMTPQERRKPELLKASRKRRIAAGSGVEVQEVNRLLAQFEQMQAMMKQFKGGKMARAMASMAAKGAAKGIGGLFKK comes from the coding sequence ATGCTAGAAAACCTCACCGACCGCTTATCTCGCGTTGTTAAAACAATGCGGGGTCAAGCTCGCCTCACTGAAGCCAATACCGCAGAAATGCTACGGGAAATCCGTCTAGCCTTATTGGAAGCTGACGTAGCCCTACCAGTAGTGAAGTCTTTACTGGAACAAATTAAATTTAAAGCCCTTGGCGAAGAAGTGGTTGGTAGCCTTAGTCCGGGGCAAGCTCTTGTAGGGGTAGTCCAGCGCGAACTTGCCCAAGTCATGACGGGTGACCCCAACCAAAGTGGTGACCTTAATCTAGCGACCCAGCCACCAGCTGTCATCTTGATGGCTGGTTTACAGGGTGCGGGTAAGACCACCTCGGTTGGAAAACTAGCAAAGTGGTTACAAGAGAAAAAGAAGAAGAAAGTACTTACTGTTTCTTGCGACGTTTATCGGCCAGCTGCGATTGAGCAACTAGAGACTGTCTCTAAGCAAGTTGGCGCAGAATTTTTTCCAAGCAATATTAATCAAAAGCCGATTGATATCGCCCTAGCCGCCCTTGACTGGGCGCGTCGCCATTACTTCGATGTAGTGCTGGTAGATACGGCAGGTCGCCTGGGTATTGACGAGGCACTCATGCAAGAAATTAAAACCTTGCATACCAGCCTCAATCCCATCGAAACATTATTTGTAGTTGATGCCATGCTTGGTCAAGATGCGGTCAACACCGCTAAAGCTTTCCACGAGGCACTACCACTCACTGGAGTAATCCTTACAAAACTGGATGGCGACTCCCGAGGTGGTGCCGCGCTTTCTGTTCGCCAAGTAACAGGTGTACCACTCAAATTTATCGGTGTAGCCGAGAAGATGGATGGTCTTGAGGCCTTTGATGCCGAGCGCATGGCCAATCGTATTTTGGGCATGGGCGACATTCTGGCATTAGTAGAACAAGCTCAACAACACGTTGATGTTGCCAAAGCGGAGAAATTAGCTAATAAGATTTCTAAAGGCGGCTTTGATCTAGAAGATTTTCGTGATCAACTGATGCAAATGCAAAAGATGGGTGGCATGGCTAGCTTAATGGATAAGCTACCAAGTCAAGTAGCTCAAGCAGCCTCCAAGGCAAACCTTAGTAATGCCGATAAACAAACTACACGCATGCGCGGAATCATTGACAGCATGACACCTCAAGAGCGCCGAAAACCTGAATTACTCAAAGCAAGCCGTAAGCGTCGTATAGCCGCAGGTTCTGGCGTAGAAGTACAGGAAGTAAATCGTCTACTCGCTCAGTTCGAGCAAATGCAAGCAATGATGAAACAATTTAAAGGTGGGAAAATGGCACGTGCCATGGCTAGCATGGCTGCAAAAGGAGCCGCCAAAGGCATTGGCGGTCTCTTTAAAAAATAA
- a CDS encoding inner membrane protein YpjD, producing MDILGYSSYGWLPSVLYLVLLLLLSFKAKSGVESRLSTVLVQAAIFVILVIHGVQLHDSVFTPQGFVFGFAQDLSLIAWVGLAFYWFQSWFLPIASLRWMALMFALICAFLPNIFPGVVISPKAVSDPWFKGHFVVATVSVGLLSLAAMHAMLMSVQDRALHRQLAIIPNSRFANWLEDLPPLMTMESLLFNLLYVGFALLSLTVFSGLLFSQTLFGKPLVFDHKTIFALVSWVLFGGLLLARWRVGLRGRAAIRWVLSAYTALLLAYVGSRFVLEVILQRV from the coding sequence ATGGATATTTTAGGTTACTCAAGTTACGGATGGCTCCCTTCTGTACTTTATTTAGTTCTTTTGCTGCTTTTAAGCTTTAAAGCCAAGAGTGGTGTGGAGTCTAGGCTCTCAACTGTCTTGGTGCAAGCTGCCATTTTTGTGATTTTGGTGATTCATGGAGTTCAACTTCATGACTCCGTCTTTACTCCCCAGGGCTTTGTATTTGGGTTTGCGCAAGATTTATCCTTGATTGCCTGGGTTGGTTTGGCGTTTTATTGGTTTCAGTCCTGGTTTTTACCCATCGCTAGCTTGCGCTGGATGGCTTTAATGTTTGCGCTGATTTGCGCTTTTCTTCCAAACATTTTCCCTGGGGTGGTGATATCGCCAAAGGCAGTTTCAGATCCTTGGTTTAAGGGTCACTTTGTTGTGGCTACCGTGTCTGTGGGTTTACTAAGCTTGGCGGCAATGCATGCCATGCTGATGAGTGTTCAGGATCGAGCATTGCATCGTCAACTAGCCATTATTCCTAATAGTCGGTTTGCAAATTGGCTGGAAGACCTCCCTCCACTGATGACTATGGAAAGCCTTTTATTTAACTTACTGTATGTTGGATTTGCCTTACTTAGCTTGACGGTCTTTTCTGGCTTGTTGTTTTCACAGACCTTATTTGGCAAGCCACTCGTCTTTGATCACAAAACAATCTTTGCTTTGGTATCTTGGGTTTTGTTTGGTGGACTTTTGTTGGCTCGTTGGCGGGTAGGTCTTCGTGGTAGAGCCGCTATTCGTTGGGTATTGAGCGCTTATACGGCTTTATTGCTGGCATATGTAGGCAGTCGGTTTGTATTGGAAGTCATTCTTCAGAGAGTCTAA
- the ampD gene encoding 1,6-anhydro-N-acetylmuramyl-L-alanine amidase AmpD → MFKWLLLFAGAGLFYLWIKGKKQAKLDSENPQDPNKSKTKKVMDPEVMVQCQYCKLHLPESEALAYDSRFYCSKEHLHALDSSGWIGDAKWCVSPNQDARPENITPDLVVIHHISLPPGEFKNQSSSHHIVHFFQNKLDPNLHPYFAEIADQKVSSHFLISRSGELIQFVSTQHKAWHAGKSSYFGREKCNDFSIGIELEGDGETPFSEAQYEGLNNLIGKLACAYPHLQFVGHSDIAPGRKTDPGIYFDWSKFQKEAGISAENLPFGLSSR, encoded by the coding sequence TTGTTTAAGTGGCTTTTATTGTTTGCTGGCGCAGGTCTTTTTTACCTTTGGATTAAAGGTAAAAAACAGGCTAAGCTTGATTCAGAAAACCCTCAAGATCCTAATAAGAGTAAGACTAAGAAGGTCATGGATCCGGAGGTTATGGTGCAATGCCAATACTGCAAATTGCATCTTCCAGAATCAGAAGCACTCGCATATGACAGTCGTTTCTACTGCTCAAAAGAGCATCTACATGCTCTAGATTCGAGTGGATGGATAGGCGATGCAAAGTGGTGTGTTTCACCCAATCAAGATGCTAGGCCAGAAAACATCACGCCCGATTTGGTGGTGATTCATCACATCAGCCTTCCTCCCGGTGAATTTAAGAATCAATCTTCCAGTCACCATATCGTTCATTTTTTTCAAAATAAGCTTGACCCCAATCTACATCCTTATTTTGCGGAGATTGCCGATCAAAAGGTATCTAGTCATTTTTTAATAAGCCGTTCTGGCGAGTTAATACAGTTTGTATCGACTCAACATAAGGCTTGGCATGCTGGTAAGTCATCTTATTTTGGTAGAGAAAAATGCAATGATTTTTCTATTGGCATTGAGTTGGAGGGCGATGGTGAAACACCATTTTCAGAGGCTCAGTATGAAGGTTTGAATAATCTTATTGGGAAATTGGCATGTGCTTATCCCCATTTGCAATTTGTTGGACACAGCGACATTGCGCCTGGACGCAAAACTGACCCCGGAATTTATTTTGACTGGTCAAAGTTCCAAAAAGAAGCGGGAATTTCTGCAGAAAATCTGCCTTTTGGTTTGAGTTCTCGGTAA